The Salvia miltiorrhiza cultivar Shanhuang (shh) chromosome 2, IMPLAD_Smil_shh, whole genome shotgun sequence DNA window ttcaaatgttgtcttgccataaatgtttcaatgtttggtatgatatctatctgatgtggctttgccagttattatgcaatcgaattcgggtcctgagcagttgatagctatcctgccagggctagtgtaacaccagtgaccgtgagtcatctagcgggttggccggtcaagtgaccggtgagaggtggccacctctccggcacacagttccagatatgatagattacaagagaacttagtctgcagacgaactttaagaatcacaaatgaatttagtaagcttgggcctttttagcgaaaaactcccttgctgtactgtttatgatggcatgacaatttacaactttacgaagcatgttatatttcatagtaggcatatgtgcccactgagtacttttgtactcagccctgcatatatttctaaatgtgcaggttaagcagctgccgatggtgatgaagtgacgagcgggactcttttgtcttattatgtattaatgaactctagggttacatgtcttcatacatgtaatcagaaccttattccgctgcgtactcagaagttttatgttattttggataagtcggagttatccgaacttgttagttatttgagtctatacgacaaaaactctgttatattatagatatccatgttgttaacaatgatgaaatacgatcctttcttgtttgattattcccctttctaccccgcttctaactccctccattagccacgatttcccggcttaattatccttaattttgGCCGGTCGtgacggatatcgtttcgacccccaggaagggagccgtcatatttccacggaattagtatgggaagaagaaagatgatcatctccgccctgcaagcaacgaaaatgatgaagaagggatactcagcttacctcgtatacttgcacggagaactgggtactgaaaagagtatagaagatgtagcaattgtacgggacttttcagatgtatttccagagattctgccagggccaccaccggacagaccaattgagtttaccattgattggagcccggggcagctcccatttcgaaggcaccataccgaatggctcctaaagagttggaagaactcaagatacaactgcaagaacttttagaacttggattcattaggccaagtgtatcaccttggggtgcacccgtactttttgtgaagaaaaaagggatggcacattgcgaatgtgtatagactatagagaactgaacaaagtgacactgaagaacaaatatcctttaccaaggatagatgacctcttcgaccagctcaagggagcaagcgtgttctcgaagattgatttgcgatctggttatcaccagctgaagattcgaccagaaagacgtacctaagacggcatttcgaactaggtatgggccactacgaatttgtagttgtgccattcggactaaccaatgcgccagctgtgttcatggacctcatgaatcgagtgtttcatccgtacttagacaatttgtcttggtgtttatagatgacatcctgatctactcgaagaacgagaaagaccatgaggaacatctgagaattgtcctagaaacgttgaggacggagcgcctttatgccaattcagcaagtgtgagttttggctcagcgaagtcacgtttttaggacatattgtatcatcagaagggattaaagtggaccctgaaaaagtgcaagcggtgcgtgaatggagatcgcctactaaccctattgagataagaagtttcttaggattggcaggttactatcggaggtttatggaaggattttccaaaattgcaaggccaatgacgcaactactcaggaagggaataaaattttcttggacagaggagtgcgagaagagcttccaagaactcaaggaaaagttgactacggcaccagtgttagccgtcccaacagctgataaggaatacgtgatctacacagacgagtccaaaaatggacttggttgcgtgctgatgcaagaaggaagagtgatagcatatgcgtcacgatagcttaggccacatgaactgaattacccgactcatgatctggagttagctgcagtggtgcatgcgctgaagatttggagacaccacctatatggagttagatgtgagatattcgcagaccacaaaagcctgaagtATTTTTTTCGAGAAAAAtgaccttaatatgagacaaaggaggtggctcgaactagtgaaggattatgactgcggtattaactaccacccgggtaaggccaatatagtagctgatgcattaagccgtaaaactcaatctaggttgggatgCCTCGTCACCCAATagaatgagctcatcaaagagtttggaaaaatgagcatagaagtggttaaaccaccagggatgATAGCAAGCGATACCTAACTTGAAaaagatgattgtagaagcacaaagaaaagacgagaaatggagaaactacgggaagcagtaaggaaaggaggagtcAAGAATATCAAGAAGCcgcagataatgctatcctctttgagggaagaatctgcattccccgcgatgatgagcTTATAAGGataaatcatgagtgaggctcacgatacccccttatactgcccaccccggAAGTACTAGATGTACCAAGATTGAAGAAgtatttttggtgggaaggtatgaaacgagacatagcaTCATTGTATAGAGGTGCCTAGCTTGCAAGCAAGTGAAggcttacaccaaaggccatttGGAAAGTTGCAACCTTTAGAAATTCCGGAATGGAAGTGGGAAAACATTGCAATGGATTTGTGACTAGTTTGCTCAGAACAAAGAAATGAACACTGcaatttgggtaatagtggatcgactcacaaaatgtgctcattttataccaataccgatcacacacgggtcagacaagctagctcagttgtatgttcgagagattgtacgcttacacggtgtactcgtgtcaatcacttcagaccgagactcaaaatttacttctagattttgaatgagcttacaaaaggagttaggcacgaggctaaattttagcaccgcctttcacccgcagacagatgggcagtctgaaaggacaattcagacccttgaagatatgttgagaacagtggtgttagacagaggtggaagttgggaagcagtgctgccgttgattgaatttgcctataataacagttaccaggcaactatcgatatggcaccatatgaggcattatatggaagaaaatgtagatcacaccgctttattgggatgaagtgggtgagagaaaagttttaggaccagacatggtcaatgagatggttgagatagtccgccagatcagagggcgaataaaagaggcacaagatagacagaaatcttacgctgatgcacgtcgaactgagttatgttttgaaataggagacaaggtcttcctaaaggtatctcctaccaaggggataactaggttggtgtcaagggaaaacttaggcccgattcgtaggaccttatgagattttggaaagaataggcccagtagcctataggttggcattaccgccaagttttggaaatgttcacaatgttttccacgtatcacaactcagaaaatacgttttcgatccaaagcacataatccaccaagaagagatgatcctttgcccagacttgagttatgaagagagaccagaggccattctagatcgaaaagtacaacaactcaggaataaggcaatcacaacagtgaaagtcttatggagacaccacggacaagaggaagccacgtgggagcttgaagacaaaatgaaggataaataccccgaactgttttagaagaaatatgcaaatttcgggacgaaatttttgttaagaggggtagtatgtagtgacccgctcttttatatattttaaatccagtaatgagtgtttatttttgttcatcagtgaatgaaaaacggtttttatcctaatatgaattcagcttatgatcctgaatttatattgttaaagcagttaatgatattatttcagagttataactgacttagcaaagtcacgttatttatttaagcgagatggaatttgattttatttttactcagatcgtgaattatttccgactcaggaagttaattaaatctgcggatttaatttagatatcagagcaacgaacgaattaaatctacggatttaatttagattcattttataatttatcgattttagtgagaaatcacatgtcgaaatacgagatttatttaaataaacagtatcaagcatatacgagcacacgatccatcttacagttacagaatcaccgagacagagaaaatacatcaataattctcctctacatttttttttcctttcttttcttctctttttctttccattaattttgttccccactccatCAACTCCACTACCCTATGCTCCCCACCATCTCCACTACCTTTGCTCCCCATCAACTCCAACACTTCACCCATTCCTTCCATTTCGCACCAGCAATCACAAAGAGAAGGAAGACTTGGCTTAACTACTTTGCCAAGATTTCAAGCTGCTCCAGTCCAGTAGTACCCCAACACTCGAagctagagtttattgggtgaaaaaccgtgcatgaggtaaggcagcgaatctgccataagcacactgctccggcagtgttttgcaaggcgattccagccatccaaacggttcccaaaaattcccaaattaattgtgtatcatctttcatacattttctatattttggtaaaatttcagaatatttagagctcgcatgatttatttatgaatttgtaaacatcactgcccatctggaatacatttttggtaaacaatctttgggagatcataagtaaagtttcactcggtgaaaacctttgaaacttgaatatgtcactctagactcccgtatctttcttttgacatcggcctcaccatttttgagtaagggaaacaaccggtataaattcttgaaatctagttcttattccatgtaccatccagtagattttacaaacctacgactttgaggtggaaaaggccgacttaaatatttgattctcaagcctatctttctactgaatattcactgacatgttgggaacttacttgttcagttttagaatttttggtgaagcttaaagtggtttttccgatttatgttctgaatctgccaaacttgaactctttttgtgcactgaactttagatagtcatatcttctaaaccatgaaggttcttagagtaaatccaactggagagtgttatgatctctccctagtttccagattgacctttggggttcccattggagttttgtaaagggagatatgaatttttaaagaaagcccactgacttggttgtaatctggaaatatgaaatttacagatttttgcttgttaaatacccatctttgagagggcatatcttgctcgtttgaattgtgttttcattcgattcaaattggagaatgatccttgaaatgtctagtttccagaatgtcttttggagcctcatttggagatccgaggtagatttggtgtctgttgtaaaacaaccccttaagagctcaagttgttgaattatttctatgtatcaaagtttattttaaaggatgtttcgtgaaagatttagtatatgtgcgtaacaagtttgggactatttattttaaatgaggtccgttctttatttaaattaggatggacttttaatgaatatttttgggattaaactattatttcttgatttatataaattatttttaaggacttataaatatgaatttcgtaggcctactgacctactgtgatcgacggtttgtcgatgtctaacagctttgaaaatttatagcaagtccctacatgagtcttgagtaccctggtaaaatttcaagccattccaacttcgtatgatacttctttaaaatgtaaaacctaaactgcacattactactgagaatttcagagaacagagaaaagagtcatttatttcagtagcttcctgggtgatctagctttccaaatttttatggtattaaccttattgtgttatttagatatccaccaaagttgagcccagtttgacaacgtttactatttttcaaaaatacaagttttcgattgttcaaaactgccgaacatggtagatcgtggtaaaaacgtcatatctctcaaaccacttggagttttcgactctatttttttttatatgaaactagactcgaagatctttctttcggtatgagtctcgagtccaggagatgtcggagtcagaacagattaaattttgaagttgagtcagtgtaaaagcagagcatgttttgatgatgtttgattgtgattcttatgtgccttatgttgagcctttttattttattttattttattttattttataacattacttgttcttatttattaagcccgattaattatgagattataaagcgaataagttgaagtatttattttctattgactacgaggagcggggtttatttaattgacggattagaacaccccgaagagaacggattaatttttgttaattatccggcttcatgagacgagacttagcttttgtttaaatccgatagcctggattaacaatagaaattccatgattattatctcagaataatagttcatgcatacgagattcatgcatagtttaattacgcattctcatttaattgagaattttccctcgatttaaagtcttacgttatttttctcggattaaaggtcgagcgcaagaataagagctcgtcaaggagtcactaatctgtagcaaagctttgctatcaggtgggttactttcatatatatcaaatgagtttaatgttatgtttgaacagttatttcattgcaaaatctttgaactgaaaattatttcaaatgttgtcttgccataaatgtttcaatgtttggtatgatatctatctgatgtggctttgccagttattatgcaatcgaattcgggtcctgagcagttgatagctatcctgccagggctagtgtacaccagtgaccgtgagtcatctagcgggttggccggtcaagtgaccgtgagaggtggccacctctccggcacacagttccagatatgatagattacaagagaacttagtctgcagacgaactttaagaatcacaaatgaatttagtaagcttgggcctttttagcgaaaaactcccttgctgtactgtttatgatggcatgacaatttacaactttacgaagcatgttatatttcatagtaggcatatgtgcccactgagtacttttgtactcagccctgcatatatttctaaatgtgcaggttaagcagctgccgatggtgatgaagtgacgagcgggactcttttgtcttattatgtattaatgaactctagggttacatgtcttcatacatgtaatcagaaccttattccgctgcgtactcagaagttttatgttattttggataagtcggagttatccgaacttgttagttatttgagtctatacgacaaaaactctgttatattatagatatccatgttgttaacaatgatgaaatacgatcctttcttgtttgattattcccctttctaccccgcttctaaactccctccattagccacgatttcccggcttaattatccttaattttggccggtcgtgacattttTACATCTCTGCACTCGGACGCATAGTGCCCAAATATATGACAATTATAGCACTTAATTGAAGATTTATCATACCTCGACTGCGTGTTGCTTCTCACTTGTCCACCTTTTGgagactcttttctttcatcattgttaacgaaATCtcctcgtccacgtccacgACCTCGACCCATGCCTCGATCTTGGCCTTGGCCACGTCCTCTCCCGGACTGTCCACGACTATTGCTCAGACATTCTTCTTTATCTTTTGAGCTTTCTTGCATTTTTAAAAGTTGCTCCACTATATCttgtttctttttctatttctgCTCATAAGCTTGTAATGATCCCAACAAGAGATTGATGATCATCTCCttcaaatttttagtttcttcaattgttattattatatgcTCAAATCTTGGAGTTAGTGAccgcaatattttctccataattctaacatcctccaaattttcaccatttcttttcatttgatttgaGACCGTCAAACGtcttgaaaaataatctgaGACCGATTTGGACTCTATCATATTCAACGACACAAATTCTCCTCTTAAAATTTGAAGTCGTACATTTTTAACTTGCTCggctcctttgcacgcgttctggagcttcgCCCACGCTTCTTTGGCGGTACTCGCATTCGAGATCTTCTCAAAATCATCGTCTTCTAGTGCTTGATAAATGAGATAGAGAGctttcttgtctctctttctcacgTCTCGCgatctatccttttgttgttgggatagtgcggcctcgtctTGCAGCTCCTCGTAGCTGTTCTCCACGATTTCCCAAACTTCGTGGGCTTCCAATAGCACCTTCATTTTGATACTCCAATTGTCGatgttgctcttgttgagcatggggacttgaaacgatcGATTGAAGATTCACCATATATACCACAAGTAGAACCTTGTGGCTCTGTTACAACTTTGTTGAAAATATAGATATTATATATTTGAGAGAATAGATAATGTTGAAGGATTTAATTTGTGAGTATGTGTATAGTGtgtgtggacgtgtgtgtgtgtatattttaaGATATTAAGTTATccttaaaaattaatataagtaATAGTAATAAGTATTAGTTGGCAAGTCTATTTCACGTGCTCATTTGTTCAAACCCTCGCGGCTATAAATAAGTCTTGAAAAGTTATATCCAAATCAcacaaaactcaaaataatcTTGAATTTGAGTTCTCAAATTTTAAGGTTATGGCATCCATCAAAATCACATTATTTGCACTTCTATTTCTCGCCATTTTTACATATTCTAAGGCAACCCTGAGCCCTCTCAAAGAGACCGAAATAACACTCTACTACAAAATTTCTGCCGGTGGCCCAAATGCGACCGTGATCGAGGTCCCGGGCCCGTCAATCGGGCCCCTAAACTTCACTAGGTTCGGAGCCACGTTTGTCTCGGACACCCTGATAACCGAAGAAATCGAGGAATTCTCGGCCCCAGTCGCTAGGGGCCGGCGGTTTTTTGTCATAGCGGCCCTTGATGGATCCCAAAGTCTGTGGGTAGACTCGGTTGTGTTTATCAATGGCAAGTATAAAGGCAGCACACTGCAATTACAAGGCTCTTACTCGTTTATGGAATTGTCGGAGATGGCAGTGGTAGGCGGCACCGGAAAATTCCGTCGGGCCAGCGGTTACGCGACTTTCGAGACTGTTTACTTTGATCCCGTGAGAAGCTATGCAGTCCTGCAATCTAATCTGACTGTGCTACATTATGTTTGATAGCCCTAGATAAagcaaaatagataaataatcatGTCTTATCTAAGCGTTTGATAGCAatattgtcacgaccggtcctaattaaggataattaagccgggaaaccgtgactaatggagggatattagaagcggggtagaaaggggataattaaacaaagaagaatcacatttcatcatttaacaaaaggaatatttataatataacagaagtttagtcgtatagactcaaataactaataagttcagatatctctgacttagccaaataaacataaaacttctgagtacgcagcggaatatgattctgattacatgtatgaagacatgtaaccctagagttcattaatacataataagacaaaagaatcccgctcgtcacttcatcaccatctgcagctgctcaacctgcacatttagaaatatatgcagggcttgagtacaaaagtactcagtgggcacgtatgcctaagtataaaaatacatgcttcaaaactgtaaattgtcatgccatcataaacagtacagcaagggagtttttcgctaaaagcccaagcttactaaattcatttgtgattcttaaagttcgactgcagtctaagttctgtaatctatcatatctggaactgtgtgccggagaggtggccacctctcacggtcacttgaccggccaacccgctagatgactcacggtcactggtgtacactagccctggcaggatagctatcaactgctcaagacccgaattcgattgcatcattggcaaagccaaagcagatagatatcatactaaaatttaaacattttatggcaagacaatacttgaaataactttaactcaaagattttgtcatgaaataacttgcttgaacgtaatatttaaactcatttgatatatatgaaagtaatgcccacctgttagaaactttttgtggtacagtagctccttgactgattattaatctcgtgcttgacctttattacgagaatataaataagatattgctcgagtaaaatcctcaaataatgagattacagaattaactatgcatgatttttatgcatgatttattactcCGAGATGATATTAGATAAtcactactattaatcctcactatcggatcaaataaatacca harbors:
- the LOC131007860 gene encoding dirigent protein 22-like, which translates into the protein MASIKITLFALLFLAIFTYSKATLSPLKETEITLYYKISAGGPNATVIEVPGPSIGPLNFTRFGATFVSDTLITEEIEEFSAPVARGRRFFVIAALDGSQSLWVDSVVFINGKYKGSTLQLQGSYSFMELSEMAVVGGTGKFRRASGYATFETVYFDPVRSYAVLQSNLTVLHYV